The genomic window CCTGGGGCCGGTCGATCTCCAGGAACCGCGCGAGGTCCTCGTCGGCCTGGGCCTTCGTCCGCTCGGCCGCGGCGAGGTCCAGGGGCAGGAGCTTCTCGAGGATCGGCAGCTCCTCGGCGGCGTGCTTCAGGGCGAGCTCGCCGGCGGCCAGGTCCACCTCGGCGTCCTGGATGGCCTTGTCGATCTTCTCGCGGTCGATGTCCACGAGGATGTCGCCCCGCTTGACGGCCGTCCCCAGGCCGGCCGCCCGCTCGACCATCATGGGCTGGGCCCAGGCCTTCGGGCTGATCGAGACCTCCACCGCCTTCACCGGCTCGAAGACGGCGGGGACCGAGACGTCCACGCGGAACGTCCCCTTCTCGACCTTCACCGTCGCCGGGGCGTCCGCCTTCGGCTTCGTCGCGTCCGCCTTCGGCGCGGCCTGGGATTCCGGCTTCGGTGCGGCCGCCTGCGGGCCCGGGGCCTCGGGCTTCCGCTCCAGCTTCAGCAATGGGGGCGAATCGGTGATTTCTCCGAGGCGGCCCGGGAGTGGCTCCTGCGCGACGGATTCGGCGACACCGCCGGCGACGACAAGCGCGGCCGTCAGCCAGAACGTTCGAACCACCAGGATCCCCCTCGCCATCGCCTTCATGGGCCGTGTCCCCGATTCCGCGGCGTCCGCCACTCGACGTCGGCGGGCTCGCCACCGCGTCCCACTCATCTTGCCACCAGGCCCGGCCGGGTGCTAGTCTCCGTTCTCGAAAGCGAGTCCACCCCGCGTCCTTCCCCTCGCCCCCGATGCCGAACCCATCCCCCGCCGATTACGAATGCGACGGCTGCGGCGCCTGCTGCGGCGCGTACCTGATCTTCGCCTCGGTCGACGACGCCCGCCGCGAGCCCCGGATCGAGGCGGAGACCCAGCGCCTCGCCGGCTGGCTGGAGACGCCGAAGTGGGCCTATCGCCTGCACCCCCTGCCGTTCCACGAGTCCTGCTGCTTCCTGGA from Aquisphaera giovannonii includes these protein-coding regions:
- a CDS encoding YkgJ family cysteine cluster protein: MPNPSPADYECDGCGACCGAYLIFASVDDARREPRIEAETQRLAGWLETPKWAYRLHPLPFHESCCFLDADRRCSIYETRPTVCREFAAGDEPCQKARAMRGLPPLEPLARREG